One Nitrospina watsonii DNA segment encodes these proteins:
- a CDS encoding bactofilin family protein produces the protein MAKPVETSKDIKAYMGEETHFKGTLSFTGTVRMDGQLEGEVQTQDTLIVGEKGIVKADISAGTVICKGKIYGTIKATQRVEIHANSEMVGNIDTPSVFIEVGATFDGNCKMGASEKKIVPLVKDESGEKTGTDHKN, from the coding sequence ATGGCAAAGCCAGTGGAAACCAGTAAGGACATCAAAGCCTACATGGGCGAGGAAACGCATTTCAAAGGCACGCTCAGCTTCACCGGCACGGTGCGCATGGACGGTCAGCTGGAGGGCGAAGTGCAGACGCAGGACACGTTGATCGTCGGCGAAAAGGGCATCGTGAAAGCGGACATCTCGGCGGGCACCGTCATCTGCAAAGGCAAAATCTACGGCACCATCAAAGCCACGCAGCGCGTCGAGATCCACGCCAACAGCGAAATGGTCGGCAACATCGACACGCCTTCGGTGTTCATCGAAGTCGGCGCCACCTTCGACGGCAATTGCAAGATGGGAGCCAGCGAAAAAAAGATCGTCCCCCTGGTGAAGGATGAGTCCGGAGAAAAAACCGGCACCGACCACAAAAACTGA
- a CDS encoding ParB/RepB/Spo0J family partition protein translates to MTRKALGKGIDALFGDAPKETEAADKAASGSDITVLPLEQIVPNTHQPRKEFDDEKLAELVESIQQNGVIQPIVVQRQGEGYQLICGERRWRASQKAGKKDIPVVIRDVTDTESLQLALIENIHRQDLNPIEEAEAYQRLVQDHGLTQDEVAQQVGKNRATVANTLRLLKLSKAIKDDLASGRLSMGHARALLAIGNERDREDARQQAVRKGLNVRQLEQMAQRQSQPAASRPAKKSAQKDVFINDLEKQFQRALGTKVSVNAGKKGGQVVIQYYDNDDLQRIHDMIIK, encoded by the coding sequence ATGACGCGCAAAGCCCTGGGCAAAGGCATCGACGCCCTGTTCGGCGACGCCCCGAAAGAAACCGAAGCGGCTGACAAGGCGGCTTCCGGCTCCGACATCACCGTGCTGCCGCTGGAGCAGATCGTGCCCAACACCCACCAGCCGCGCAAGGAATTCGACGATGAAAAACTGGCCGAGCTGGTGGAATCGATCCAACAGAACGGCGTCATCCAGCCCATCGTCGTGCAGCGGCAGGGCGAGGGCTATCAATTGATCTGCGGCGAGCGCCGCTGGCGCGCCAGCCAGAAGGCGGGCAAGAAGGATATCCCGGTGGTCATCCGCGATGTCACCGACACCGAGTCGCTGCAACTCGCGCTCATCGAAAACATCCACCGCCAGGACCTGAACCCGATCGAGGAAGCCGAGGCCTACCAGCGGCTGGTGCAGGATCACGGCCTGACGCAGGACGAAGTGGCGCAGCAGGTCGGCAAGAACCGCGCCACCGTCGCCAACACCCTGCGCCTGCTCAAGCTGTCCAAGGCCATCAAGGACGACCTCGCCTCCGGGCGGCTCAGCATGGGCCACGCCCGCGCCCTGCTCGCCATCGGCAACGAACGCGACCGCGAAGACGCGCGCCAGCAGGCCGTGCGCAAAGGTCTGAACGTGCGGCAGCTCGAACAGATGGCGCAACGCCAAAGCCAGCCTGCAGCCTCCCGTCCGGCAAAAAAGAGTGCCCAAAAGGACGTATTTATTAATGACCTCGAAAAGCAGTTCCAGCGCGCGCTGGGTACCAAGGTCAGCGTCAACGCCGGCAAGAAGGGCGGCCAGGTGGTGATTCAGTATTACGACAATGACGATTTACAACGCATTCATGATATGATAATCAAATAA
- a CDS encoding ParA family protein, with translation MASIISVANQKGGVGKTTTAVNLAACIALAGKKVLLVDIDPQSNATSGLGVTPNGGAGVYDLIMGSATLDEVVHATEIDTLKIIPATVDLAGAEVELVSVEQRETRLKQAIQPALERFDYMVIDCPPSLGLLTLNALTGSHSVLVPMQCEYYALQGLSHLMQTLKRVKQSLNPQLRIEGILLTMYDARTSLTRQVQDQVKKYFKDFLLTTVIPRNVRLSEAPSHGQPVILYDSRSKGADAYVELAKEIILRGRRNLGNPSSNLSEVTP, from the coding sequence ATGGCGTCGATCATCAGCGTGGCCAATCAGAAGGGTGGGGTGGGCAAAACCACCACGGCGGTGAATTTGGCCGCCTGCATCGCTCTGGCCGGGAAAAAGGTGCTGCTGGTGGACATCGACCCGCAAAGCAACGCCACCAGCGGTCTCGGCGTCACCCCCAACGGCGGCGCGGGCGTTTACGACCTCATCATGGGTTCGGCCACGTTGGACGAGGTGGTGCACGCCACCGAAATCGATACCCTGAAAATCATTCCGGCGACGGTCGATCTGGCCGGGGCGGAAGTGGAGCTGGTGAGCGTCGAGCAGCGCGAAACCCGTCTCAAGCAGGCGATTCAACCGGCGCTGGAGCGGTTCGATTATATGGTCATCGACTGTCCGCCGTCGCTCGGCCTGTTGACGTTGAACGCCCTGACCGGGTCGCACTCGGTGCTGGTGCCCATGCAATGTGAGTATTATGCCCTGCAGGGATTGAGCCACCTGATGCAAACCTTGAAACGCGTCAAGCAGTCGCTGAACCCGCAACTGCGTATCGAGGGCATTTTGCTCACCATGTACGACGCCCGCACCAGCCTCACCCGGCAGGTGCAGGACCAGGTCAAAAAGTATTTCAAGGATTTCCTGCTGACCACGGTCATCCCGCGCAACGTGCGCCTGAGCGAAGCGCCCAGCCACGGCCAGCCGGTCATCCTCTACGACAGCCGGTCGAAAGGCGCCGACGCCTACGTCGAGCTGGCAAAGGAAATCATTCTGCGCGGCCGCCGCAACCTGGGAAACCCATCTTCTAATTTGAGCGAGGTGACGCCATGA
- the rsmG gene encoding 16S rRNA (guanine(527)-N(7))-methyltransferase RsmG encodes MESLIEDILRHPNLDFAGNEPDPAACIDPFLRFLSLWQKWNPKIQLTSERDAGNFFRQHVFDSLQYARFVQSGHKTLDIGSGGGFPAIPLKIIHPTLDLTLLESLRKKTGFLHAAGAELGFHNFRVLNQRAEDAAEDPALAGRFDRVTFRAVGSTSQCLDLAAPFLKPGGQGVVKKGLDEEQAGVSEDQPFELAETYPIYGYDGKESRLLAFRRI; translated from the coding sequence TTGGAATCGCTGATCGAAGACATCCTGCGCCATCCCAATCTGGATTTTGCCGGAAATGAGCCCGACCCCGCAGCCTGCATCGATCCCTTCCTGCGTTTCCTCAGCCTGTGGCAGAAATGGAACCCGAAGATTCAACTGACCTCCGAACGCGATGCCGGCAACTTCTTCCGCCAGCATGTGTTCGATTCCCTGCAATACGCCCGGTTCGTGCAGTCCGGCCATAAAACCCTGGATATCGGGTCCGGCGGCGGCTTTCCGGCGATTCCGCTTAAAATCATTCATCCCACCCTGGATCTGACGCTGCTGGAAAGTTTGCGTAAAAAAACCGGGTTTCTGCACGCGGCCGGGGCGGAGCTGGGTTTCCATAATTTCCGAGTGCTCAATCAACGTGCCGAAGACGCCGCCGAAGACCCGGCTCTGGCCGGGCGGTTCGATCGCGTCACCTTCCGCGCCGTGGGTTCGACTTCCCAGTGCCTGGACCTCGCGGCTCCCTTCCTGAAACCCGGAGGGCAGGGGGTGGTCAAAAAGGGACTGGACGAAGAGCAGGCGGGGGTTTCCGAGGACCAGCCCTTCGAACTAGCAGAGACGTATCCCATCTATGGCTACGACGGCAAGGAATCGCGGCTTTTGGCCTTCCGCCGCATCTGA
- a CDS encoding electron transfer flavoprotein subunit alpha/FixB family protein produces the protein MNDGKQIWVWVETLAGQVKPVGLEALHAGKTLAEQLGATATAVLAGGPDATVPEAVTGSGVQQVLLIQHPHLDPHNSLGLVEAFAAQIQSRQPAVVLMGATNHGKELAPALAAKLGVGLATDCIALDVEGDTLKARRPVYAGKAHITFQFGEHRPCLLTLRPNVFRPSQATAAEAAPVETVTAEIPEDGLRLKIKDVVQAAGRKLDISEARIIVSGGMGMQKPENFRLLEELAEVLGAAVGASRPVVDNGWREYSNQVGQTGRTVSPDLYIACGISGAVQHLAGMSSSRCIVAINKDPNAPIFDVADYGIVGNVLDILPVMTAEFKKVLSP, from the coding sequence ATGAACGACGGCAAACAGATTTGGGTTTGGGTGGAAACGCTGGCCGGGCAGGTGAAGCCGGTCGGGCTGGAAGCGCTCCATGCCGGCAAGACGCTGGCGGAACAACTGGGAGCGACGGCGACCGCCGTGCTGGCGGGTGGCCCGGACGCCACGGTGCCGGAAGCGGTGACTGGAAGCGGCGTGCAACAGGTGTTGCTGATCCAGCATCCCCATCTGGACCCGCACAACAGCCTCGGTCTGGTCGAGGCCTTCGCGGCGCAAATCCAGTCGCGGCAACCCGCCGTCGTCCTGATGGGCGCCACCAACCACGGCAAGGAACTGGCTCCGGCGCTGGCGGCGAAACTGGGGGTGGGGCTGGCCACCGACTGCATCGCGCTCGATGTAGAGGGCGACACCCTGAAAGCGCGCCGCCCGGTGTACGCGGGCAAGGCACACATCACCTTTCAGTTTGGAGAACACCGGCCCTGCCTGCTGACGCTCCGGCCCAACGTGTTCCGTCCCAGCCAGGCCACGGCGGCCGAAGCGGCCCCGGTGGAAACGGTGACGGCGGAGATTCCCGAGGACGGGCTGCGTCTCAAGATCAAGGACGTGGTGCAGGCGGCCGGACGCAAACTCGATATCAGCGAAGCCCGCATCATCGTCTCGGGCGGCATGGGCATGCAGAAACCGGAAAACTTCCGACTGCTGGAAGAGCTGGCGGAAGTGCTGGGCGCCGCCGTCGGCGCGAGCCGTCCGGTGGTGGACAACGGCTGGCGCGAGTATTCCAATCAGGTCGGGCAGACGGGTCGGACGGTTTCGCCCGATCTCTACATCGCCTGCGGCATCTCCGGTGCGGTGCAGCATCTGGCGGGCATGTCGTCGTCGCGCTGCATCGTTGCCATCAACAAAGACCCGAACGCGCCCATCTTCGACGTCGCCGATTACGGCATCGTTGGCAACGTGCTGGATATCCTGCCGGTGATGACGGCCGAGTTCAAAAAAGTTCTCAGTCCCTGA
- a CDS encoding OsmC family protein, translating into MAARKSSARWNGSLKEGKGSMKLGSGAYEGPYSFPSRFEEGDGTNPEELIAAAHAGCYSMAFSATLGKSGFTPDSVHTTATVHLEAVEGGFGITKIDLVMEATIPDIDEAKFQEIAEAAKVGCPVSKALAGPAISLQATLKK; encoded by the coding sequence ATGGCTGCACGAAAATCATCGGCACGTTGGAACGGAAGTCTGAAGGAAGGCAAAGGATCCATGAAACTGGGCAGTGGCGCGTACGAAGGCCCCTACTCGTTTCCCTCCCGGTTTGAAGAAGGGGATGGCACCAATCCTGAGGAACTGATTGCCGCGGCCCATGCGGGATGCTATTCCATGGCCTTTTCCGCGACGCTGGGCAAATCCGGATTCACCCCGGACTCGGTGCATACCACGGCTACCGTACACCTGGAAGCCGTCGAGGGTGGATTTGGCATCACCAAAATCGATCTCGTGATGGAAGCCACCATCCCCGATATTGATGAAGCCAAATTTCAGGAAATCGCGGAAGCCGCAAAAGTCGGTTGCCCGGTGTCCAAGGCGCTGGCAGGCCCGGCCATCAGCCTGCAGGCGACGCTGAAGAAGTAA
- a CDS encoding response regulator encodes MISNIICGPKEMVLSAFKDAAPETLGVKSDITPGRWVRSSPAGRFSCDILNKTPGDTPSMTRLASDLRLPRGLQTLRVLFAEDSPEQRLLIKYYMGAFPCMIEFASDGIEVVEKFRRNPFPFIFMDMRMPRMDGLQATRSIRLWEIEQKRCPARIVALTGLCTDVDREQIRQAGCDGILAKPYSKQEFLLKVKEVFQIA; translated from the coding sequence ATGATTTCTAACATCATTTGCGGGCCCAAAGAGATGGTCCTGTCTGCATTCAAGGATGCCGCACCGGAGACTTTGGGCGTGAAATCCGATATCACACCGGGCCGATGGGTCCGGTCTTCCCCGGCAGGCCGGTTCAGTTGCGACATCCTCAATAAAACCCCGGGCGATACCCCGTCCATGACGCGGCTGGCAAGCGACCTGCGCCTGCCCCGGGGTTTGCAAACGCTCCGGGTGTTGTTCGCCGAGGATTCGCCGGAGCAACGGCTTCTCATTAAGTACTACATGGGGGCCTTTCCCTGCATGATTGAGTTTGCCAGCGACGGCATCGAAGTGGTGGAAAAGTTTCGGCGCAACCCCTTCCCCTTCATTTTCATGGATATGCGCATGCCGCGCATGGATGGATTGCAGGCCACCCGCTCCATTCGGCTTTGGGAAATCGAGCAGAAACGCTGCCCGGCCCGCATCGTCGCCCTCACCGGTCTGTGCACGGACGTGGATAGGGAACAGATCCGCCAGGCGGGGTGTGACGGCATTCTCGCCAAGCCCTATTCCAAACAGGAATTTTTGTTGAAGGTAAAGGAAGTGTTTCAAATTGCTTGA
- a CDS encoding saccharopine dehydrogenase family protein, which yields MASKIESILVIGLGKVGKLVGLLLHESGFRVTGVDSGGRGDLPFAVHQADATRKQSLSKLLKGQDAVISCLPYHLNIEVAATAHALGIHYFDLTEDVETTAAIRKIAQKGKGVLAPQCGLAPGYISIVGAELAKTFTRLRGIELRVGALPQNPSGLLGYAFNWSPEGVVNEYLNDCEVIQDGVRANVPAMENLETVVIDGVQLEAFSTSGGLGTMCETYEGRVEKLNYKTIRYPGHNKLMRFFFNELYLRHDRKMAGEILVNAKPPVNDDVVFVYAAVEGWRKKKLGRVEFVRSYYPKEVAGHVWRAISWTTAASVCATVELVSQGEVPHKGFLQQETIPLDLFFKTKNGALYNSDPASSRVDFPEI from the coding sequence GTGGCGAGCAAGATCGAATCGATTCTGGTGATCGGCCTGGGCAAAGTGGGCAAGCTGGTGGGATTGCTGCTTCATGAGTCCGGGTTCCGTGTTACCGGCGTGGACAGCGGCGGCCGGGGCGATTTGCCGTTTGCGGTGCATCAGGCAGACGCCACGCGCAAGCAGTCCCTGTCGAAATTGCTCAAGGGCCAGGATGCGGTGATTTCCTGCCTGCCTTACCATTTGAACATCGAGGTGGCGGCGACGGCGCATGCGTTGGGCATTCACTATTTCGATCTGACCGAGGATGTGGAGACGACCGCGGCCATTCGGAAAATAGCGCAAAAGGGCAAAGGCGTGCTGGCGCCGCAATGCGGGCTGGCGCCGGGCTATATCAGCATTGTCGGCGCGGAACTGGCGAAAACCTTCACCCGGCTGCGCGGCATCGAATTGCGTGTGGGGGCGTTGCCGCAGAACCCGAGCGGCCTTTTGGGCTATGCCTTCAACTGGTCGCCGGAGGGGGTGGTCAACGAATACCTCAACGATTGCGAAGTCATTCAGGATGGGGTCCGCGCCAACGTTCCGGCGATGGAAAATCTGGAGACCGTTGTCATCGACGGTGTTCAACTGGAGGCATTCTCCACGTCCGGCGGTCTGGGCACCATGTGCGAGACTTACGAAGGCCGGGTCGAAAAACTCAACTACAAAACCATCCGTTACCCCGGGCACAATAAGTTGATGCGGTTTTTCTTCAACGAATTGTATCTGCGTCATGACCGCAAGATGGCAGGCGAGATTCTGGTGAATGCCAAACCGCCGGTCAACGACGACGTGGTGTTCGTGTATGCGGCCGTGGAAGGCTGGCGTAAAAAAAAGCTGGGACGCGTGGAGTTTGTTCGCAGTTATTATCCGAAAGAGGTCGCGGGCCATGTGTGGCGGGCCATTTCCTGGACCACGGCGGCATCGGTCTGCGCCACGGTCGAACTGGTCTCCCAGGGGGAGGTGCCGCACAAAGGATTTCTCCAGCAGGAAACGATTCCACTGGACTTGTTTTTTAAAACGAAGAACGGGGCGTTATACAATTCGGACCCGGCTTCATCACGTGTGGATTTTCCGGAAATTTGA
- a CDS encoding electron transfer flavoprotein subunit beta/FixA family protein, which yields MALNILVCVKQVIDTGAAIEIKDGAVQIEGLPRVLNPYDEFAVEEAVRMKEADGESTVTLISMGPEKFKDTLRKGLAMGADKAVHLLDPAFEGLDSLGVAQVLAAGIRTLDYDLILCGRQAVDDDMAQVGPALAVLLGLPFISVITKLNVGGDGKSAEVTRQIEGGSELIETPLPAVLTCQKGLNEPRLPSLKGIMAAKKKEIAVLDAAAIGFDAASQGATANRITQVDLAKPPARKKGVMLEGSAEEISAQLIQILRDEIKVV from the coding sequence ATGGCTTTGAATATCCTCGTTTGCGTCAAACAGGTCATCGACACCGGCGCCGCCATTGAGATCAAGGACGGCGCGGTGCAGATCGAAGGCCTGCCGCGCGTGCTCAATCCTTATGACGAGTTCGCCGTGGAAGAAGCCGTACGCATGAAAGAAGCCGACGGCGAAAGCACGGTCACGTTGATCAGCATGGGTCCGGAAAAATTCAAGGACACCCTGCGCAAGGGCTTGGCCATGGGCGCGGACAAGGCGGTGCATCTGCTCGACCCGGCGTTCGAGGGACTCGACTCTTTAGGCGTGGCCCAGGTGCTGGCGGCGGGCATCCGCACGCTCGATTACGATCTCATTCTGTGCGGCCGCCAGGCGGTGGACGACGACATGGCGCAGGTGGGTCCGGCGCTGGCGGTGTTGCTGGGACTGCCGTTCATCTCGGTGATCACTAAATTGAACGTCGGCGGCGATGGGAAAAGTGCCGAGGTGACGCGGCAGATCGAAGGCGGATCGGAACTCATCGAAACGCCTCTGCCCGCGGTACTGACCTGTCAGAAAGGACTCAACGAACCCCGGCTGCCGTCGCTCAAAGGCATCATGGCCGCCAAGAAAAAAGAAATTGCCGTGCTCGATGCAGCGGCGATCGGATTCGATGCGGCCAGTCAGGGCGCGACCGCCAACCGCATCACCCAGGTGGATCTGGCCAAACCGCCAGCCCGCAAAAAAGGCGTCATGCTGGAAGGCAGCGCGGAAGAGATCAGCGCCCAACTGATCCAGATCCTGCGCGACGAGATTAAGGTGGTGTAA